From the genome of Acidobacteriota bacterium:
TACCCGGACTCATCAACACCCACACGCATCTGGAACTGACATTGATGCGCGGCTTTTTGGAAGACCTGCCGTTTCGCGATTGGATTTTGAAACTTACGAAAACCAAATATGAGCGCCTCACTATTGAAGATTTACAGGCGTCAGCCTTACTTGGCGCGGCAGAAGCGCTTCGCGCCGGCATCACCTGTGTTGCCGATACCGGCGATTCGCGCGCGCCGATGGACGCCATGAGGCAAAGCGGGCTGCGCGGTATCGCTTACCGTGAAGTCTTCGGTCCCGATGCAGCAATGGCTTTGCAAGCTCTGGCAGACCTCAAAGCCAAAGTCGCGGAGATGCGCGACAGCGAAAGCGAGCGCGTGAGCGTAGGCGTGTCGCCGCACGCGCCTTATACGGTCTCTGCGGAACTCTTTCGCCACGTTGTTGAATTTGCCGCGCGCGAGGTTTTGGATGTCGCGATTCACACCGCCGAATCATCAGCCGAAAGCGATTTACTGATGTCTGGCACCGGTGATTTTGCTGAACGCCTTGCCTTGCGCGGCATTGAATGGCAGTCGCCGCGCACCTCGACGATTAAATATTTCGCGGCGCTTGGCGTGCTTGATGTTCAACCGCTGTTGATTCATTGCGTGCAGGTTGATGATGAAGATATCGAACTCCTGAGTCGTAGTCGCTCGCGCATTGCCCACTGCCCGAAATCAAATGCCAAACTCGGACACGGCATTGCGCCGCTTGCGAAATTTTTGAATGCGGGAATTCGCGTCGGGCTTGGCACCGATAGCGTCGCCTCCAATAATCGTTTGGATTTACTGAATGAAGCCAACCTCTGTGCGCTGGTGCAGCGCGCGGCGGCAAAAAATTTCAATGAGCCAACGGTTGAGCAGATGTTTCGTTTGATGACTATTGATGGCGCGCGCGCCTTGAATCTCGAAAATCAAATCGGCTCTCTGGAAATCGGCAAGCAGGCAGATGTGATTGCCGTTGATTTATCGGCAACCCACAACGCGCCTTTGCATGACGCGATGGCGGCAATTTTATTCAGCGCGACCTCTAGCGATGTGCGAATGACGATGGTTGCCGGTCGCGTGTTGTATGCGGATGGTGAGATTCAATCAATAGATGAGAGCCGGGTGGCTTCTCAGGTTAATCTGGCATTGCCGAAGCTGATTGATTAGTCGTTGTCTTGCTGCATATTTTTTTGCTGGCTACAATACGTGCGGTGAAATCGATAACCGTAGGAATCAGCGGAGCGAGCGGCGTCATTTACGCCAAGCGCTTGCTTGTGCAACTTGAAGCCAGCAATGAGGTGCGGCGCATCAATCTGGTTATCAGCGGTCCGGCGCGGCGCGTGATGAGCGATGAACTCGACATCACTGCCACCAGCGACGAAGAATTACTTGCACAGCTAATCGGTCGCCCTTCGACCAAAACGGTTATCTTTCACGCGGGTGACATCGGCGCGGCAATCGCTTCGGGGTCATACCCGGTTGATGCGATGGTGATTATTCCCTGTTCGGCTTCGACGCTTGGCGTGCTGGCATCGGGCGCAGCGCGCAACTTGTTGCATCGCGCCGCCGATGTCTGTTTAAAAGAAGAGCGCAAGCTCATCATTGTTTTGCGCGAAACGCCGCTTTCGATTATTCATCTTGAAAATATGTTGAGGCTCAAACAGGCGGGCGCGATGATTGTTCCGGCAATGCCTGCGTTTTATCATAAACCGAAAGACCTTAACGCTCTGGTTGAGCATTTTGTTTATCGCATCCTGGATCACCTGGGCATTTCACATTCATCAGAAACCGTCTGGCACGGCGATGTCACGAAAGTTGAATAAGTCATCGCCTGAGAAAAAACTGTTCTAACCCCTAATCATTACTGGCTCACCTTTCCACTTCATCAGTGGGAAAACTGGCTATCAGTTTGTTCGATAGAGATTTGCTATGAGCAAGGATTTAATTCCCAAAGACGTAGAACAATTCATTCTCAAAAACATTAAATCCGTCGCGCAGTTGGAAGGGCTTTTAATTTTTTGTCATGAACCGGATATGGATTATAGCGCCGAGTCTTTATCCAAACGGCTCTACATCAGCGAAAGCGAAACCGGGAAAATTCTGGCGGATTTGTACGCCGCCGGTTTCATTTCCAGACAATCGGGCAAGCCTGCGCTTTATCGCTATCAACCCAATCCGCCGGAACTCCGACAAATGATTGACCGCGTCGCGGAAATCTATGCCAAATATCTGGTGCCGGTCACCAATCTAATTCATGCAAAACCCAAAACCCGGGTTCAGGAATTTGCCGATGCCTTCAAACTTAGAAAGGAGGAAGAGGAGTAAGTATGGCTGGAATCATCTATGCGCTTTGCGCCATCACGGCTCTTTTCTGCGCGGTGTTGCTTTTACAGGCTTATCGTCGTAGCGGTTACCGACTGCTCCTCTGGGGCGGACTTTGCTTTCTGGGATTAACGTTGAACAACGCCCTGTTAATCGTTGATAAATATGTTTTGCCGTATGTGAATCTGTTTCCGTTACGGTTAATCGCGGCACTGGTTGCGATGATGATTTTATTGTACGGATTAATCTGGGATGAGGAATGAGGTGATGCGATGACATTGATGTTACTGGGCGCGATTGCGATGGCGACATTGGTTGCCGGGATTTTCTTTCTGAAGTTCTGGAAAAAAACCGGCGACCGCTTCTTTCTTTTCTTTGCCATCTCATTTTGTATCGAAGGCATCAACCGGGCGGTATTGGGATTAGTGAGCAATCCCAACGAAGACCAACCATTTTTTTACATTGTGCGATTGCTTTCCTTCGTTATCATTTTAATTGCCATCTTCGATAAAAACCGCAAGAAAGGCGCGGAATGAGGTAAGATGTCAATCCGAGA
Proteins encoded in this window:
- a CDS encoding amidohydrolase family protein, which gives rise to MTAKIYKSEWVLPITSPPIHQGAIAVDGEQLVFVGRQNELASNRQFPNVEVKDFGRAAILPGLINTHTHLELTLMRGFLEDLPFRDWILKLTKTKYERLTIEDLQASALLGAAEALRAGITCVADTGDSRAPMDAMRQSGLRGIAYREVFGPDAAMALQALADLKAKVAEMRDSESERVSVGVSPHAPYTVSAELFRHVVEFAAREVLDVAIHTAESSAESDLLMSGTGDFAERLALRGIEWQSPRTSTIKYFAALGVLDVQPLLIHCVQVDDEDIELLSRSRSRIAHCPKSNAKLGHGIAPLAKFLNAGIRVGLGTDSVASNNRLDLLNEANLCALVQRAAAKNFNEPTVEQMFRLMTIDGARALNLENQIGSLEIGKQADVIAVDLSATHNAPLHDAMAAILFSATSSDVRMTMVAGRVLYADGEIQSIDESRVASQVNLALPKLID
- a CDS encoding UbiX family flavin prenyltransferase, whose amino-acid sequence is MKSITVGISGASGVIYAKRLLVQLEASNEVRRINLVISGPARRVMSDELDITATSDEELLAQLIGRPSTKTVIFHAGDIGAAIASGSYPVDAMVIIPCSASTLGVLASGAARNLLHRAADVCLKEERKLIIVLRETPLSIIHLENMLRLKQAGAMIVPAMPAFYHKPKDLNALVEHFVYRILDHLGISHSSETVWHGDVTKVE
- a CDS encoding DUF5985 family protein, which encodes MAGIIYALCAITALFCAVLLLQAYRRSGYRLLLWGGLCFLGLTLNNALLIVDKYVLPYVNLFPLRLIAALVAMMILLYGLIWDEE
- a CDS encoding DUF5985 family protein is translated as MTLMLLGAIAMATLVAGIFFLKFWKKTGDRFFLFFAISFCIEGINRAVLGLVSNPNEDQPFFYIVRLLSFVIILIAIFDKNRKKGAE